In a single window of the Methanofollis ethanolicus genome:
- a CDS encoding MBL fold metallo-hydrolase, whose protein sequence is MPVTWLPGEGFFANSYLFGDILIDAGVYPMAVAPHTDRIRTIVITHTHYDHIAHLKEITAMTGAEVCVHALDVPGLTNDTPSLAPMFCEHPPMVIPDRVLADGERVGGLLVIHTPGHTPGGISLYSEEERALFCGDTVFTGGSFGRYDFPGGDGRALAASIERLCALDVEGLYPGHGEPVKSGGSRHVRAASLALKGTR, encoded by the coding sequence ATGCCAGTCACATGGTTGCCCGGAGAGGGGTTCTTCGCGAACAGCTATCTCTTCGGCGATATCCTCATCGACGCCGGGGTCTACCCGATGGCCGTCGCCCCGCATACGGACAGGATCAGGACGATCGTCATCACCCATACGCACTACGACCATATCGCCCACCTGAAAGAGATCACGGCGATGACCGGGGCCGAGGTCTGCGTCCATGCCCTCGACGTCCCCGGCCTCACCAATGATACGCCGAGTCTTGCACCGATGTTCTGCGAGCACCCCCCGATGGTCATCCCCGACCGCGTCCTTGCGGACGGAGAGAGGGTCGGCGGCCTTCTCGTCATCCACACGCCGGGCCACACGCCCGGCGGCATCTCGCTGTACAGCGAGGAGGAGCGTGCCCTCTTCTGCGGCGACACCGTCTTTACGGGCGGGTCCTTCGGGCGGTACGACTTTCCCGGCGGGGACGGCCGCGCCCTTGCTGCCTCAATAGAACGCCTCTGTGCCCTCGACGTCGAGGGGCTGTACCCCGGCCACGGCGAACCGGTGAAGAGCGGGGGCAGCAGGCATGTCAGGGCGGCGTCCCTCGCCCTGAAGGGCACGCGGTGA